In Paenibacillus guangzhouensis, a single window of DNA contains:
- a CDS encoding thioredoxin family protein translates to MEKLSSEAQFNEVIASSKPTIGVFKAVWCKDCHFIDPFMPEVEAKYADQLTFVHIDRDELPDLCERYNILGIPSFIAYSNGQELIRFVSKLRKSREEIEEFLDRAIAVAETMKKSE, encoded by the coding sequence ATGGAGAAATTATCGTCAGAAGCGCAATTCAACGAGGTGATCGCCTCATCAAAACCAACCATCGGCGTATTTAAAGCGGTATGGTGCAAAGACTGTCATTTTATCGATCCATTCATGCCGGAGGTTGAAGCGAAATATGCGGACCAACTCACTTTTGTCCATATTGACCGCGATGAGCTGCCGGACTTGTGCGAGCGGTATAACATTCTTGGGATCCCAAGCTTTATCGCCTATTCGAACGGCCAAGAGTTAATTCGGTTTGTTAGTAAGCTGCGCAAGTCGCGTGAAGAGATCGAAGAGTTCCTGGATCGTGCGATCGCGGTTGCAGAGACCATGAAGAAATCCGAATAA
- a CDS encoding COX15/CtaA family protein, with translation MRANTLKWLAYITCVGMMLVLLNGALVTKTGSGQGCGAEWPLCNGKFVPAYTIASMIEYSHRAVSGLVGILVLVLFIAVWRHVKERKDAWWYAFIAFIFTFIQAIMGALAVVLGQAPAVMALHYGFSLIAFAGTLLLSIVLNKWSRGLDDNAPAGVFVSERFRTATWIVTLYAYVVVYVGAFVRHTEAYGGCQGWPLCNGAIIPELHGTTLIAFIHRVAALVLFIAVAVLAHFAYHGHKQIRELRIIGVCALILCTAQILSGAWVVFTLGDENAGLFAGLFHTVLIAGLFGVLCYMSVRVWQMSKR, from the coding sequence TTGAGAGCGAATACATTAAAGTGGCTTGCATATATCACTTGTGTCGGAATGATGCTGGTTCTCTTGAATGGCGCATTAGTGACGAAGACGGGTTCTGGCCAAGGATGTGGGGCAGAATGGCCGCTATGCAATGGCAAATTTGTGCCTGCCTATACGATCGCTTCGATGATTGAATATTCGCACCGTGCGGTGAGCGGGCTTGTAGGAATTCTTGTCCTTGTCTTGTTCATTGCGGTATGGCGTCATGTGAAAGAACGCAAAGATGCTTGGTGGTATGCTTTTATTGCTTTTATATTTACATTTATTCAAGCGATTATGGGTGCGCTTGCAGTCGTGCTCGGGCAAGCTCCAGCCGTTATGGCGCTGCATTACGGGTTTTCGCTTATTGCTTTTGCAGGAACACTGCTGCTCTCGATTGTCTTGAACAAGTGGAGTCGCGGCCTGGATGACAACGCGCCGGCTGGCGTATTCGTATCCGAAAGATTCCGTACTGCAACGTGGATTGTGACGCTCTATGCTTATGTTGTTGTCTACGTAGGCGCATTCGTTCGGCATACTGAAGCCTATGGAGGCTGCCAAGGCTGGCCGCTCTGTAACGGAGCAATCATACCGGAGCTTCATGGTACCACCCTAATTGCATTTATCCATCGTGTCGCAGCACTCGTCCTATTCATCGCGGTTGCGGTGCTTGCGCATTTCGCTTATCACGGTCATAAGCAAATTCGTGAATTACGAATTATTGGGGTCTGTGCCTTAATATTATGTACTGCCCAGATCTTGAGCGGGGCATGGGTTGTCTTTACGTTAGGCGACGAGAATGCGGGCTTGTTCGCAGGATTATTCCATACGGTACTCATTGCTGGCTTATTCGGAGTCTTATGCTATATGAGTGTCAGGGTATGGCAAATGAGCAAACGATAA
- a CDS encoding Cthe_2314 family HEPN domain-containing protein has product MLRILLGLPPRAELGEMQDAVDAMQCVLHQLQSRISKGHDPEHIWRKHEVWTKGLIVSLDELEQSVFLSGHFADRVRKTYQEEMSQQENANYHRHIYFYKNGFIRVFSILDKLGTLMNDLFELHTERAKAHFSFFTVLRQFRYLGVHLALMDKLNTLKEQYNEPLRHLRKWRNIEIHYMNMEMQDDLSQRDQTLDGKIKLEDIQERQKDLELGYRMACETLQASFEYIELMLRNKYHR; this is encoded by the coding sequence ATGCTGAGAATCTTGTTAGGTCTGCCTCCTCGCGCGGAGCTCGGGGAAATGCAAGATGCTGTGGATGCCATGCAGTGTGTACTGCATCAGCTTCAGAGTCGTATTTCTAAGGGACATGATCCTGAACATATTTGGCGCAAACATGAGGTTTGGACGAAAGGTCTTATCGTCTCCTTGGATGAACTGGAGCAGAGCGTATTCTTATCAGGCCACTTTGCGGATCGCGTTCGCAAGACGTACCAAGAAGAAATGTCTCAGCAAGAGAATGCGAATTATCACCGTCATATCTACTTCTACAAAAATGGATTTATTCGGGTATTCTCTATTCTAGACAAACTTGGGACCCTCATGAATGATCTCTTTGAGCTTCATACGGAACGGGCAAAAGCCCATTTTTCTTTTTTTACGGTCTTGCGGCAATTTCGTTATTTAGGTGTACATCTGGCACTTATGGATAAGTTAAATACTTTGAAGGAACAATATAATGAGCCGCTTCGCCATCTTCGCAAATGGCGTAATATCGAAATTCACTACATGAACATGGAGATGCAGGATGATCTCTCACAGCGTGATCAGACATTGGATGGCAAGATTAAGCTAGAGGATATCCAGGAACGCCAGAAAGACCTGGAGCTTGGTTATCGAATGGCCTGTGAAACCTTGCAAGCTTCGTTTGAGTATATCGAGTTGATGCTTCGTAATAAATATCATCGATAA
- a CDS encoding methionine ABC transporter ATP-binding protein produces MIQLKQLSKTYGNKHKQTVALTDIDVTIDRGEIFGIIGHSGAGKSTLLRSINLLERPTTGEVWIGDTNLTALSEVELQGQRRKIGMIFQHFNLLSSATIFDNIAFPLRLVKTPKAEIEQKVDKLLKLVGLEEHRNKYPSQLSGGQKQRVGIARALANDPEVLLCDEATSALDPQTTQSILRLLLDINKQFGITIVLITHEMHVIQTICDTVAVIHDGRIVEQGPVTEVFLKPQHIVTREFIREENESAELLDRIITSLPSNDHSEVVKINFLGTTTYQPILSEAVQSTGVTFAILQGTIATMKDIPYGQLIVRFEGNKEAIVKTCEMLRAHVHELEVIG; encoded by the coding sequence ATGATACAGCTTAAACAATTGTCGAAGACCTACGGCAATAAGCATAAACAGACCGTCGCGCTGACGGATATCGATGTAACCATTGACCGCGGCGAAATCTTCGGAATAATAGGACATTCGGGGGCCGGCAAGAGTACATTGCTGCGCAGCATCAACCTGCTGGAACGTCCCACGACAGGGGAAGTATGGATTGGGGACACGAATCTTACAGCACTGTCCGAGGTTGAACTGCAAGGTCAACGCCGCAAGATCGGAATGATCTTTCAGCATTTCAACCTATTATCGTCCGCGACGATTTTCGATAACATCGCATTTCCGCTGCGCTTAGTGAAGACGCCGAAAGCCGAAATCGAACAGAAAGTGGATAAACTTCTGAAGCTGGTTGGACTCGAAGAGCATCGTAACAAATACCCGTCTCAATTGTCCGGCGGTCAGAAACAACGTGTAGGCATCGCGCGTGCGTTGGCGAATGATCCAGAGGTGCTCTTATGCGATGAAGCGACATCTGCGCTGGATCCTCAGACGACGCAATCGATACTTCGATTGCTGCTGGATATCAACAAGCAATTCGGGATTACGATCGTGCTCATAACGCATGAGATGCATGTGATCCAGACGATATGCGATACGGTAGCCGTAATCCATGATGGACGTATTGTAGAGCAAGGTCCTGTAACCGAGGTATTCCTCAAGCCGCAGCATATTGTGACGCGGGAATTTATTCGGGAAGAGAATGAGAGCGCAGAACTGCTGGATCGAATCATCACCTCGCTGCCGTCGAATGATCATTCGGAGGTTGTGAAAATTAACTTCCTAGGAACAACGACATATCAGCCGATCCTGTCTGAGGCCGTTCAGTCGACAGGCGTAACCTTTGCAATTCTGCAAGGGACGATCGCGACGATGAAGGACATCCCCTATGGCCAACTCATCGTGCGGTTTGAAGGGAATAAAGAAGCGATTGTGAAGACGTGTGAAATGCTGCGTGCACATGTGCATGAATTGGAGGTGATCGGATGA
- a CDS encoding methionine ABC transporter permease, giving the protein MILLSTGFDFSKIYWSEIWTATWDTLRMLLFSGLFTFIIGLPIGILLFMTARGNSAWSRMLYRVISFIVNILRSVPFVILMISIIPLTKIIVGVSIGVLGSIPPLVLAAAPFFARLVETSLREVDRGVIEAAEAMGATKGQIVSRVLLPESMPSLIAGITITIVTLVSYTAMSGLIGGGGLGDLAIRYGYQRYEIEVMVVAVILMIVIVQLIQVLGDRLVHRFSRK; this is encoded by the coding sequence ATGATTCTCCTATCTACGGGGTTTGATTTCTCAAAAATTTATTGGTCCGAAATTTGGACAGCAACGTGGGATACGCTGCGTATGTTGCTCTTCTCAGGACTATTCACATTTATTATCGGACTTCCGATTGGTATCTTGCTGTTTATGACAGCAAGAGGGAATTCAGCTTGGAGCCGGATGCTTTATCGGGTGATCTCGTTCATCGTCAATATTTTGCGCTCGGTACCGTTCGTCATTCTGATGATCTCGATTATTCCACTGACGAAAATAATTGTTGGGGTATCAATCGGCGTACTGGGCTCCATACCGCCGCTTGTACTCGCAGCGGCACCGTTCTTCGCTAGACTCGTGGAGACCTCGCTTCGTGAGGTGGACCGAGGCGTTATCGAAGCAGCTGAGGCAATGGGGGCTACGAAAGGCCAGATCGTCAGCCGGGTGTTGCTGCCCGAATCGATGCCAAGCCTAATTGCAGGCATCACCATTACGATTGTAACACTGGTCTCTTATACGGCGATGTCCGGGTTGATTGGCGGCGGCGGTCTAGGGGATCTAGCCATTCGATATGGCTACCAACGGTATGAGATCGAAGTGATGGTCGTAGCCGTGATCTTAATGATTGTGATCGTGCAGCTGATCCAGGTGCTTGGCGATCGTCTTGTTCATCGGTTTTCTAGAAAATAA
- a CDS encoding MetQ/NlpA family ABC transporter substrate-binding protein, which translates to MKKWLITLTAVLAFAVIAAGCGGKNETSSGEESSGSKQETTTLTVGATAVPHAEILNFLKPMLEKEGVKLEVKEFTDYVQPNVQVFEKQLDANFFQHQPYLDQMNKDRSMDLVSVVGVHLEPIAAYSKKIKSADELKDGASIAIPNDPSNGARALLLLQKQGLIELAEGKVADATIRDITKNPKNLKIQELEAAMLPRVLDEFDAAIINTNYALQAELSPTKDSLFIEGSDSPYTNILVSRPDNKDSDAMKKLAAALHSPELKKFIEEKYGEAILPAF; encoded by the coding sequence ATGAAAAAATGGTTGATTACATTAACAGCAGTACTCGCTTTTGCGGTTATCGCGGCAGGATGCGGCGGCAAGAATGAGACAAGCAGTGGTGAAGAGAGCAGTGGAAGCAAGCAAGAAACAACGACGTTAACGGTCGGCGCAACTGCCGTACCTCATGCAGAAATTCTGAACTTCTTGAAGCCAATGCTTGAGAAGGAAGGCGTTAAGCTGGAAGTGAAAGAATTTACAGATTACGTACAACCGAACGTACAAGTATTTGAGAAGCAGCTTGATGCGAACTTCTTCCAACATCAGCCGTATTTGGATCAAATGAATAAGGATCGCAGCATGGATCTAGTTAGCGTCGTAGGCGTTCACCTTGAGCCGATTGCAGCATACTCCAAGAAGATCAAATCCGCTGACGAATTGAAAGATGGCGCATCAATTGCTATCCCGAACGATCCATCGAATGGTGCTCGCGCATTGTTGCTTCTGCAAAAGCAAGGGCTCATTGAGCTGGCAGAAGGCAAAGTGGCGGACGCAACGATTCGCGATATTACAAAAAACCCGAAAAACTTGAAAATTCAAGAGCTTGAAGCAGCGATGCTGCCACGCGTTCTTGATGAGTTCGATGCTGCTATTATTAATACGAACTATGCATTGCAAGCTGAGTTGTCGCCTACGAAAGATTCGTTGTTCATCGAGGGAAGCGATTCTCCGTATACGAACATCCTTGTTTCCCGTCCGGACAACAAAGACTCTGACGCCATGAAGAAGCTCGCTGCAGCGCTTCATTCGCCAGAATTGAAGAAATTTATTGAAGAGAAATACGGTGAAGCGATATTGCCGGCATTTTAA
- a CDS encoding Ger(x)C family spore germination protein → MKHWFKLCMIVLLLGLLPGCYDKMYLEDATLILALGFDMEEDQFIVYSSSPVFNKDAKKKTEEFYDDKPVSVRHSKNNFDTMSSGIPSAGKIQTILIGKKLLEQENWFSMLDTLFRNAESTVNANVAVVNGPVSEIIYYQSDGKPPLTMLLPKLISSSAKKNATLDTTLQEFHRQMYDQAMTPALPLLRKNKDIVAEGAALLSEQGKYVTNLNLQETTLLRILQRDLSGIGSYTANVTDLPTGQPNPIVKNKLSVDIVKISARIRTSYKQGRFGFDIHYKMITRVTERTFPFNLTLHKQQLQKQLDSLLQRDLMALIHKIQKNRIDPIGLGILAQAYQYQAWKKAKDHWGDALSEADIRLSVKTEMLDSGVMQ, encoded by the coding sequence ATGAAGCATTGGTTCAAGCTATGTATGATCGTGCTTCTCTTAGGACTGCTGCCTGGATGCTACGATAAAATGTATTTGGAAGATGCCACGCTCATCCTTGCTCTCGGATTCGATATGGAAGAGGATCAATTTATCGTCTACAGCTCGAGTCCTGTATTCAATAAGGATGCGAAGAAGAAAACCGAAGAATTCTATGACGACAAACCCGTCTCTGTCCGGCATAGCAAGAACAATTTCGACACGATGTCTTCGGGAATTCCGAGTGCCGGTAAAATCCAGACCATTCTTATAGGGAAAAAGCTACTCGAGCAGGAGAATTGGTTCTCCATGCTGGATACACTGTTCCGAAATGCAGAGTCTACGGTTAACGCAAACGTGGCTGTAGTAAACGGTCCTGTCTCTGAGATTATTTATTACCAGTCTGATGGCAAGCCGCCGCTTACAATGCTTCTCCCCAAATTAATCAGCTCTTCAGCTAAGAAAAACGCAACACTGGATACGACGCTTCAAGAATTCCACCGGCAAATGTACGACCAGGCCATGACGCCTGCGTTGCCATTGCTTCGGAAGAATAAAGATATCGTTGCCGAAGGCGCGGCTCTGCTGAGTGAACAGGGCAAATACGTCACAAACCTTAATCTGCAAGAAACTACACTTCTTCGCATTCTTCAACGGGATCTATCAGGGATCGGATCCTATACGGCCAATGTAACTGACCTGCCGACAGGTCAGCCTAATCCGATTGTTAAGAACAAGCTAAGCGTTGACATCGTGAAGATATCTGCACGTATACGAACATCCTACAAGCAAGGGCGATTCGGATTCGACATTCACTATAAGATGATAACCCGCGTTACAGAGCGAACATTCCCGTTCAATCTGACTCTGCATAAGCAACAATTGCAGAAACAGTTGGATTCTCTCTTGCAGCGAGATCTGATGGCACTGATCCATAAAATACAGAAAAATCGCATTGATCCCATCGGGCTCGGAATTCTCGCGCAAGCCTACCAGTACCAAGCATGGAAGAAAGCGAAAGATCATTGGGGAGATGCGTTGTCAGAAGCCGATATACGCCTCTCTGTAAAAACCGAAATGTTGGATAGTGGTGTTATGCAGTAA
- a CDS encoding GerAB/ArcD/ProY family transporter: MQNTPSIQITWLQFVLLIHGTQVGVGFLTLPRELAQVAGSDGWISILFGWALSVTANLFIIHAMKRHPNATLFDLFSLFFGKWIGKPASVVLLLYLIGCSLAVLFSIVSILRIWLMPKTPNFMFILLLSIPTYMIVHHGIKMIGRYAELIFYFSLWIILLLAFPVNHSRWLYLLPFIKEGWMPVISATKLTILSYLGFEITFILYPFLMLKKKATSAVIVANTLTMFFYILTTLVCFSYFSSLEILQYTWPTLSLLKVIRVQFLDRWDVIFLAMYMVVISVTWIVYMSLAVFGMRQVLPKSKPSITTVAILLITLALSIFLALSQSQVTQMTRTLSYIGFMIAYVLPLCLWCYVKLLEGIRRNQGGNSS; this comes from the coding sequence ATGCAGAATACTCCATCCATTCAAATTACGTGGCTACAATTTGTACTTCTGATTCATGGCACGCAAGTCGGCGTCGGCTTCCTGACGCTTCCGCGTGAGCTGGCACAAGTCGCCGGGTCGGATGGCTGGATATCCATTCTTTTTGGATGGGCGCTGTCTGTAACAGCGAATCTATTCATCATTCACGCAATGAAGAGACACCCTAATGCAACATTATTTGATTTGTTCTCCCTCTTCTTTGGCAAATGGATCGGAAAACCAGCTTCCGTCGTCCTTCTGTTATATTTAATCGGATGTTCCCTAGCTGTCTTGTTCTCCATCGTATCCATCCTTAGAATATGGCTCATGCCAAAAACGCCGAATTTTATGTTCATCCTACTGTTATCCATCCCGACATATATGATCGTGCATCACGGGATTAAGATGATCGGACGGTATGCCGAGCTAATCTTCTATTTCTCACTCTGGATCATTTTACTGCTTGCCTTTCCCGTGAATCATAGCCGCTGGTTGTATCTACTACCGTTCATCAAAGAAGGCTGGATGCCCGTCATATCCGCTACGAAGCTAACGATTCTATCCTATTTGGGATTTGAGATTACATTCATTCTCTATCCGTTCCTAATGCTAAAGAAGAAGGCGACCTCCGCCGTGATCGTTGCGAATACACTGACGATGTTCTTCTACATCTTAACGACCTTGGTCTGCTTCTCTTACTTCAGCTCGCTCGAGATTCTTCAATATACCTGGCCGACACTCAGCCTGTTGAAAGTCATTCGGGTACAATTCTTGGATCGGTGGGATGTCATCTTCCTGGCGATGTATATGGTAGTCATCTCCGTAACCTGGATAGTATATATGAGTTTAGCCGTCTTCGGGATGAGACAAGTGTTGCCAAAATCGAAGCCCAGCATCACAACCGTGGCAATTCTCCTGATCACGCTAGCTCTATCCATCTTCTTGGCCCTCTCCCAGAGCCAGGTAACTCAAATGACGAGAACATTAAGTTATATCGGGTTTATGATCGCGTATGTACTGCCATTGTGTTTGTGGTGTTATGTGAAACTGCTCGAAGGCATTCGCCGCAACCAGGGAGGGAATTCATCATGA
- a CDS encoding spore germination protein produces MSSQEEQQLQEAKQLPTISSNLADNLMQITSLFEGFPDLVIREFTIQSTRKAAALVYLGGLTDKNSVNNNVLEPLLFQLNINPTVSISHFISENTWDALTAAILGGNSVLFVNGHTEASILDTQGWPQRSIEDPQIEASLKGAHQGFVETGSQNIALIRRYIPTVDLKIKEITVGARGNTTVSLMYLGDIAQPKILEELEKRIRKIDVDAIINAGELGEFIEDNPFSPFPQFISTERPDSAASQLLQGRFVMIVDGSPNVLIGPTTFVSFFQSIDDYSTRWLIASFIRVTRYFAFFIALFLPAIYIALISYNYVVIPIKLIISIGESRERVPFPPFAEAILMEITLEMLREAGIRLPAPIGQTVGIVGGIVIGQAAVQAGIVSNIMVIVVASTAIASFILPNYDMGAAVRFLRFPMMIIASIFGIVGIAVGLMTLIIHLITLKSLDTPYGSPLAPVRFVDWKDTFIRAPLWIMKKRPVSSVPVQLQRQGPTQPEENT; encoded by the coding sequence ATGTCATCACAAGAGGAACAACAATTACAAGAAGCCAAGCAGCTGCCCACCATTAGCAGTAATTTAGCGGACAATCTGATGCAGATTACGTCCCTTTTCGAGGGATTTCCTGATCTCGTCATTCGTGAGTTCACCATCCAATCGACCCGCAAAGCCGCGGCACTCGTCTACCTCGGCGGGCTTACGGATAAGAATTCCGTGAACAACAATGTGCTTGAGCCCCTGCTGTTCCAATTAAATATCAACCCTACGGTATCGATTAGCCATTTTATTTCGGAGAATACTTGGGATGCATTGACGGCAGCGATCCTCGGAGGCAACAGCGTGTTATTCGTCAATGGACATACGGAAGCATCCATCTTGGATACACAAGGTTGGCCACAGCGTTCCATTGAGGATCCGCAGATCGAAGCATCCCTCAAGGGAGCTCATCAAGGCTTTGTAGAGACAGGGAGTCAGAATATAGCGCTCATTCGCCGTTACATCCCAACCGTTGATCTGAAGATCAAGGAGATCACTGTCGGGGCTCGCGGGAATACCACGGTATCGCTTATGTACTTAGGGGATATTGCACAACCAAAAATATTAGAGGAGCTGGAGAAGCGGATCCGGAAGATTGATGTGGACGCGATTATTAATGCCGGAGAACTTGGGGAGTTCATCGAGGATAACCCCTTTTCCCCATTCCCACAGTTCATTTCGACAGAACGGCCAGATTCTGCTGCCTCGCAACTTTTGCAAGGACGCTTTGTCATGATCGTAGATGGCTCGCCGAATGTGTTAATCGGTCCGACAACCTTCGTCTCTTTCTTCCAGAGTATTGACGATTACAGCACACGGTGGCTTATCGCTTCTTTTATTCGCGTCACGCGTTATTTTGCTTTTTTTATTGCCCTCTTCCTTCCAGCCATCTATATCGCGCTCATCTCTTACAACTATGTCGTCATCCCGATCAAATTGATCATTTCAATTGGTGAATCGAGAGAACGCGTACCCTTTCCGCCTTTTGCCGAAGCGATTTTGATGGAGATTACGCTCGAGATGCTGCGTGAAGCAGGAATTCGATTGCCTGCACCGATCGGACAGACGGTAGGCATTGTAGGTGGGATTGTCATTGGCCAAGCCGCCGTGCAAGCTGGAATCGTGAGCAATATCATGGTCATTGTCGTCGCATCGACAGCGATCGCCTCCTTCATTCTACCGAATTACGATATGGGGGCTGCGGTTCGCTTCCTCCGATTCCCTATGATGATCATCGCCTCCATCTTCGGGATCGTTGGGATCGCTGTTGGGTTAATGACATTGATCATCCATCTGATCACGCTCAAATCGCTCGATACACCTTACGGCAGTCCGCTCGCGCCTGTTCGTTTTGTCGATTGGAAAGATACTTTCATCAGAGCGCCGTTATGGATCATGAAGAAAAGGCCAGTGAGTTCTGTGCCGGTTCAACTACAACGGCAAGGTCCCACACAACCTGAGGAGAACACTTGA
- a CDS encoding NifU family protein, which translates to MSENTTQMYDEVLEVLDKLRPFLQRDGGDVELVDVEDGIVKLKLMGACGSCPSSTITLKAGIERALVEEVEGVQEVVQVF; encoded by the coding sequence ATGAGTGAAAATACAACTCAAATGTATGATGAAGTTCTAGAAGTTCTAGATAAACTTCGTCCTTTCCTACAACGTGACGGCGGCGACGTTGAGCTCGTTGATGTGGAAGACGGTATCGTAAAATTAAAATTGATGGGTGCTTGCGGCAGCTGCCCAAGTTCCACAATTACGTTGAAAGCAGGGATTGAGCGCGCTTTGGTGGAAGAAGTTGAAGGCGTTCAAGAAGTTGTCCAAGTATTCTAA
- a CDS encoding YuzB family protein, whose protein sequence is MRPIIEFCVSNMHHGTDRVMKKLQQNPAYDVIEYGCLGNCGECYLFPFAYVNGDIVAAATIDELEDKIIQEIRAVEALESSG, encoded by the coding sequence ATGCGACCGATAATCGAGTTCTGCGTTAGTAATATGCACCACGGGACAGACCGGGTGATGAAGAAGCTGCAGCAGAATCCAGCCTATGATGTCATCGAATATGGCTGCCTAGGGAATTGCGGTGAATGCTACCTCTTCCCATTCGCCTATGTGAACGGCGACATTGTAGCAGCAGCGACCATCGATGAGTTAGAAGACAAAATAATACAAGAGATTCGCGCCGTCGAAGCCTTAGAGAGCAGCGGCTAG
- a CDS encoding NAD(P)/FAD-dependent oxidoreductase: MKKLVILGGGYGGLAVANRLLEGEIPVDTSVMLIDRQPYQGLKTEYYALAAGTASDLQIRVAFPTDPRIELKYGDITRIDLQAKHVYLNAEEVIPYDQLVIALGCTDKFHGILGAEQYAESIQSLSRTRRTYQALNDVKPYGQVNIMGGGLSGVEVAAELRESRPDLNIRIIDRGPRVLSAFPEKLSAFVSEWFHEHHVDLSSHISTTQLEQGGIIHQNGVIYSDVTVWTAGIQPVKPVQDLDVPKDPQGRVLLNLHYQIPGHEDVFVVGDCASLSFSPSAQAAGAQGEQVADVIQASWKGEEPKLGKIKLKGVLGSLGKKSGFGLLGNRTMMGRVPRVLKMGVLWRSKHHFG, translated from the coding sequence ATGAAAAAATTGGTCATCCTGGGCGGAGGCTATGGTGGACTTGCAGTTGCGAATAGATTATTAGAAGGAGAAATCCCGGTAGATACATCGGTGATGTTAATTGATCGCCAGCCATATCAAGGACTTAAGACGGAATATTATGCACTAGCAGCTGGTACAGCATCTGATCTTCAAATCCGCGTTGCCTTTCCGACAGACCCGCGAATTGAACTGAAATACGGAGACATTACACGTATCGATTTGCAGGCCAAACATGTCTACTTAAATGCAGAAGAAGTTATTCCTTATGATCAACTTGTGATTGCACTGGGATGTACAGATAAATTTCATGGTATTCTCGGCGCAGAACAATATGCAGAGAGCATTCAATCCTTATCACGAACACGACGCACCTATCAAGCGCTGAATGATGTGAAGCCCTACGGCCAAGTCAATATTATGGGCGGCGGCCTAAGTGGTGTCGAAGTCGCAGCAGAGCTCCGTGAGAGTCGGCCCGACTTGAACATTCGGATCATTGACCGTGGACCACGCGTTCTCTCGGCTTTTCCAGAGAAGCTGTCTGCGTTCGTCTCCGAATGGTTCCACGAGCATCATGTGGACTTAAGCTCTCACATTTCAACGACACAATTAGAGCAAGGCGGCATTATCCATCAGAATGGGGTTATCTATAGCGACGTAACGGTATGGACCGCAGGCATTCAACCTGTCAAACCAGTTCAGGATCTTGACGTTCCAAAGGATCCACAAGGGCGTGTACTGCTTAACCTCCATTATCAAATTCCAGGCCATGAGGACGTCTTCGTGGTAGGGGACTGCGCTTCCCTCTCCTTCTCTCCAAGCGCGCAAGCAGCCGGAGCACAAGGAGAACAAGTTGCAGATGTCATACAAGCGTCATGGAAGGGCGAAGAGCCGAAGCTGGGTAAAATCAAACTTAAAGGCGTGCTTGGTTCCTTAGGGAAGAAGAGCGGATTCGGATTATTAGGGAATCGAACGATGATGGGACGCGTCCCGCGTGTCTTGAAGATGGGCGTCCTGTGGAGATCCAAGCATCATTTCGGTTGA